The region CAGCAGTTCGTCCAGGACGCAGAAGTAGTCCAGACCGCTGTCGGTGAATTCCTGCTCCGAGAGCCTGGCCCATTTCCCGGCCAGCCGGTCGGCGGCGGTGTCGCCGTCGGCGCCGTCGCTCGCGTTGTCGCGCCAGAAGTCGGCGTCGCCCTTGACGTAGGCGCCCGCGCCGGTGCCGATGATCTGGAAGGTGTCGCCGTCGACGCTCGCCGCGACCGCGCACCTGCCCTCCGTGGTGAGGGCCGCCTTGACGTGCATGGCCGCGCCCTCATCCGTGCCGGTCAGATCCACGGTCATGGCGCCGGAGTCCCGCATGCCCGTCTCCGCGCGGTCCAGCAGCTCGCGTGCGGACAGGTCGGCGTAGGGCTCGGCCTTGGACGAGGTGGTCGCGGCGGGGGCGAGCAGGGGGGCGGACGAGTCCCCGCGCTCGTCACCCCCGCACCCGCTGAGTGCGGCGGCTGCCGCGGTGGCGGCGCATATCGCCACCAGGATCCTGCTGCTGGCCGGCATCGGCCCGTCCCCCTCGATCCGCGGCTGTACGTACACGCGTCGGACGCGTATCCCCCAACCCCCTGGTTGTACGGCAAACATAGCGTCGGTCGCTGACAATTTCGGTGCCGGTCCGGGTACCGGCGCGGCAATGCACGTCGGCTTCGGGCGGCGCGGTCACTCCGCGGGCGGCGCGGTCACTCCACGACGTGCCGCCCCTCGGGGCGGGCCGTGCAGGCGGCGCGGAAGGCGCAATGGGTGCAGTGCTGGCCCGCCGCCGGGGTGAAGCGCTCATCGAGCACCCGGCCCGCCGCGGTGGCCAGCAGCTCCTCCGCCCACTCCCCCTCCAGCGGCTCCTGGCGCTGCACCGCGGGTAGGGTCTCGCCGCCCTCGCGCCGGGTCGCGCCGAGCCGCAGCTGCACCAGTTCCGCGCCGCCCGCGGCCGGGGGCTGTCCGCCGAACAGCGGGTCGACGGCGCCCTCACGGACGGCCAGTTGGTAGACCGCGAGCTGCGGGTGGTGGGCCACCTCGGCGGCGGTCGGCTTGCTGCGGCCGGTCTTGAAGTCGACGACATAGGCGGCGCCCTGGGCGTCGGTCTCGACCCGGTCCATACTGCCGCGGATACGGATCCGCGCCTCGCCCGCGGCAAGGGTGACGTCGAAGTCGTGCTCGGTGGCGACGGGGGTACGGCCGCGCTCCATGACGTGCCAGCGCAGGAAGCGTTCGAGAGCGGCGCGGGCGTTGTCCTTCTCCTGCCGGGACTTCCAGGGCGCGTCGAAGGCGAGCGCATCCCAGACCGAGTCCAGCCGGGCCATCAGGACGTCGAGGTCGGCCGGCGCGCGGCCCGAGGCGACCTCGTCGGCCAGCACGTGCACGACATTGCCGAAGCCCTGGGCGGCGGTCGCGGACGGCTCGGCCTTCACCTCGCGGCCCAGGAACCACTGCAGGGCGCAGGTGTTGGCCAGCTGGTCCAGGGCGCTGCCGGACAGCGCCACCGGCTGGTCCCGGTCCCGCAGCGGTACGGCCGAGGCGGTCGGCTCGTACAGGCCCCACCAGCGGTCCGGGTGCGCGGCCGGTACGAGCGGGTGGCCGTCGTCCGTCAGCGCCGCCAGCCGGGCCAGCCGGCGGGCCGCGGCCTCGCGCAGCGCGGGCGAGACGGCCGGGTCGACGGTGGTCGCGCGCAGCTCCGCGACCAGCGCGGAGACCGCCAGCGGACGGCGCGGGCGGTGCGTCACGTCCTGCGGCTCGACGCCCAGCTCGGTCAGGAAGCGGGACGGCTGGTCGCCGTCGTCCACTGCGGACTTCACCGCGGTGACCAGCAGGCGTTCGCCGGCGCGGGTCGCCGCCACATAGAAGAGCCGGCGCTCCTCGGCCAGCAGCGCGCCCTGGCTCATCGGCGGGGCGATGCCGTCCCTGCCGATCCGGTCCGCCTCCAGGAGCGAGCCGCGGCGGCGCAGGTCGGGCCATACGCCCTCCTGCACGCCCGCGACCACCACGAGGCGCCACTCCAGGCCCTTGGCGCGGTGGGCGGTCATCAGCTGGACGGCGTCCGGCCGTACGGTACGGCCGCCGAGCGTGTCGGCCGCGATGTCGTGGGCCGACAGCTCCTCCAGGAGGTTCAGGGCGCCGCGTCCGCCGGTGCGCTCCTCCGCGCGGGCGGCGGTCTCGAACAGCGCGCACACCGCGTCGAGGTCGCGGTCGGCGTTGCGGCCCGCGGCGCCGCCGCGCAGGGCGGCGCGTTCCAGGCGGGCCGCCCACGGGGTGCCGTTCCACAGCGCCCACAGGGCGTCCTCGGCGGTGCCGCCGTCGGCCAGGGTGTCGCGGGCCGCCCGCAGCAGCGCGCCGACGCGGCGGGCGCCGCGGGCGTAGGACAGGTCGTGGGCGACGAGGCGTTCCGGCTGGGCGACGGCTTCGGCGATCAGCACGTCCGAAGGGCGTGGCACTGCCACGCCCGCCGTACGCTCCTCCTCGCGCAGGGCCCTGCCCAGGCGGCGCAGGTCCGCGGCGTCCATGCCGCCGAGCGGCGACGCCAGCAGGGTCAGCGCGTCCTCGACGCCGACCCTGATCCCCCCGGCCGCCCCGGGACCGCCTGCCTCCGCCACGTCCCCGGGCTCCCCGGGGACGTCCCGCGCGGACGACGTCCCGGGTCCCCGGGAGGAGGCGGAAGAAGCGTCCTCGGGCGACCCGCCCGGCTTCTCCGCGCCCGGCACCCCGGGTGGCACGTCCGCCGGCGGGCCGGCGGCATCCGGCTCCCCGGGAAGCCTCCGCACGGACGACGCCCCGGATCCCCGGGAGGACGCGGAGAAAACGTCACCGGCCGACCCGTCCGGCTTCCCCGGCGCTGGCCTACCCGCCTGCGCGGAGCGGCTCAGCGCGGAGGAAAGGTCCTCGGGCGGGTCCGACTGCCCCGTGCCCGGCTCCCCAGGGAGTACGCCTGCCGGCAGACCAGCTCCGCCCGGCTCCCTGGGAGTCGTCCGCGCGGACGACTCCCCGGAACCCCGGGAGGAGGCGGAAGAAGCGTCCTCGGGCGACCCGCCCGGCTGGCCCGCCTCCGGCGTACCCGACTGCTCGGGGAGGTCCGGCGCGGCCGGCTCCCCCGGGGCTGGCGGCGCTCCCGCCTGGTCGGAGCTGGCCGGCGCGGGTGGGAGGAGGGATGCCGCGGAGATGCGGAGGGCCAGGAGGAGGGGGGAGACGGCGGGGTCGGTGTGGAGGGGGGTGGTCGAGGGGGGGAGGTCGATGGGGACGCCGGCGGAGGTGAGGGCGCGGCGGAGGGGGGCGAGGGCGGCGGCCGTGCGGGTGAGGACCGCCATCGTGTGCCAGGGGTAGCCGTCCTCCAGGTGCGCCCGTCGCAAGGTGTCGGCGATGGACTCGACCTCGGCGCCCGGCGTCGGGTACGTGCGCACGGCGACCGCGCCGCCCGGCGCTTCCGCGGTGAGGGAGCGGTGGAGGCGTACCGCCGCCGCGGGGAGCCGGGGCAGCGGCATACGGGCGGTGAGCTGGCGGGTGGCGGCCAGCAGTCCGCCGCGGGCCCGCCGGGAGACGCGCAGGACGGCGACGTCGGCGGGCCCGCCGTCGCGGCGCGGGAATTGCTCGGGGAAGCCGAGGATGCCGTTGATG is a window of Streptomyces sp. NBC_01477 DNA encoding:
- a CDS encoding UvrD-helicase domain-containing protein encodes the protein MRTPPAPVRPPVLDAAQRAVVEHRDGPLLVLAGPGTGKTTTLIESVLARVRAGTAPDRVLVLTFSRRAAVDLRDRMAARGLGGLRASTFHSFCYALVREHQPAEAFQDPVRLLSGPEQDLLVRELLAGQAALEREGRGRVRWPDDLRAALTTRGFADEVRAVLARARELGLGPAALADFAHRIGRPDWTAAAAFLDEYLEVTELGGMVDYTELVHRAVLLARQPEVHRELSQRYDAVYVDEYQDTDPAQVRLLTALAGQGRTLVAFGDPDQSVYAFRGADINGILGFPEQFPRRDGGPADVAVLRVSRRARGGLLAATRQLTARMPLPRLPAAAVRLHRSLTAEAPGGAVAVRTYPTPGAEVESIADTLRRAHLEDGYPWHTMAVLTRTAAALAPLRRALTSAGVPIDLPPSTTPLHTDPAVSPLLLALRISAASLLPPAPASSDQAGAPPAPGEPAAPDLPEQSGTPEAGQPGGSPEDASSASSRGSGESSARTTPREPGGAGLPAGVLPGEPGTGQSDPPEDLSSALSRSAQAGRPAPGKPDGSAGDVFSASSRGSGASSVRRLPGEPDAAGPPADVPPGVPGAEKPGGSPEDASSASSRGPGTSSARDVPGEPGDVAEAGGPGAAGGIRVGVEDALTLLASPLGGMDAADLRRLGRALREEERTAGVAVPRPSDVLIAEAVAQPERLVAHDLSYARGARRVGALLRAARDTLADGGTAEDALWALWNGTPWAARLERAALRGGAAGRNADRDLDAVCALFETAARAEERTGGRGALNLLEELSAHDIAADTLGGRTVRPDAVQLMTAHRAKGLEWRLVVVAGVQEGVWPDLRRRGSLLEADRIGRDGIAPPMSQGALLAEERRLFYVAATRAGERLLVTAVKSAVDDGDQPSRFLTELGVEPQDVTHRPRRPLAVSALVAELRATTVDPAVSPALREAAARRLARLAALTDDGHPLVPAAHPDRWWGLYEPTASAVPLRDRDQPVALSGSALDQLANTCALQWFLGREVKAEPSATAAQGFGNVVHVLADEVASGRAPADLDVLMARLDSVWDALAFDAPWKSRQEKDNARAALERFLRWHVMERGRTPVATEHDFDVTLAAGEARIRIRGSMDRVETDAQGAAYVVDFKTGRSKPTAAEVAHHPQLAVYQLAVREGAVDPLFGGQPPAAGGAELVQLRLGATRREGGETLPAVQRQEPLEGEWAEELLATAAGRVLDERFTPAAGQHCTHCAFRAACTARPEGRHVVE